The DNA window GCCCTCGCCTCGGTCGACGTGGGTGCGGCGCTCGCCGCGGGCATCCCCATCGTGCTGCTCGCGGTGGTCCTGGACCGCACCGCCGACGCGGCGGGCGCCCGGCTGGGTGCCGCCCCCCTTCCCCCGCACCGGCAGCCGCTGCTGCGGCGGGTGTTCGAGGGCTGGTACGGGCGGCTGCTCACCGTGCTGACGGCCGTCGCCGCCGCCGTCGCCGGCCGGATGGCGGGCACGTCCCTGTGGCCCGAATCCTGGACCGTGCCGATCGCGGAGCCGGTCAACCGGGCGGTCGGCTGGATGACGGACCACCTCTACTCCGGGGTGCCCGTGATCGGCGGCACCGCCGACTGGGCGGCCCGCTTCACCGGCTGGGTCCTCGACCCCCTGCGCTCCGGACTGCAGGCCACCCCCTGGTGGCTGCTCCTGCTCGTGGTCGGCGCGCTCGGCCTGCTGGCGGGCACCTGGCGCACCGCGCTGACCGCCGTGCTCGCCCTGGCGGCCATCGGTGTGCTCGGCGTATGGGAACCGTCCCTCGACACCCTTTCGCAGGTGCTGGCCGCCGTCGCCGTCACGCTCGTCCTCGGTTTCGCGATCGGCGTCGGCGCCGCCCGCAGCGGCCGCGCGCAGCGTCTGCTGCGGCCGGTGCTCGACGTGTGCCAGACCATGCCGCAGTTCGTCTACCTCATCCCGGTGGTCGCGCTGTTCGGTGTCGGCCGTGCGCCGGCCGCGGCCGCCGCCGTCGTCTACGCGCTGCCCGCCGTCGTACGGATCACCGCCGACGGCCTGCGCGAGGTGAGCCCGGCGGCCCTGGAGTCGGCCCGTTCCCTCGGCGCCACCGGGTCCCAGCAGCTGCGCCAGGTCCAGCTGCCGCTGGCCCGGCCCGCGTTGCTGCTGGCCGTGAACCAGGCGGTGGTGCTGGTGCTGGCCGTCGTCATCATCGGCGGCCTGGTCGGCGGCGGTGCGCTCGGATACCAGGTGGTACTCGGTCTGGCCCAGGGCGACCTGGCCACCGGTCTGGTGGCCGGCGCCGCGATCGTCTGCCTCGGCCTGATGCTCGACCGGATCACCCAGCCCGCGAAGGAGTCCTGACATGAACGTCAACCGTCGCGGCCGTCGCCGCCTCGGCGCGTTCGCCGCTGTGACCGCTCTGGCCCTGCTCACCGGGTGCGGCGCGGCCGACATGACCCGCCAGACCTCCCCGTACGCGGCCGCTGAGGGGGCGAAGACCGTCACCCTCTCCGTGCAGTCCTGGGTCGGCGCCCAGGCGAACACCGCCGTGGCCGCCTACCTGCTCGAACACGAGCTGGGCTACCGGGTCGACACCGTCCAGGTGGACGAGGTGCCCGCGTGGGACGCGCTCAGCCAGGGCCGGGTCGACGCGATCCTGGAGGACTGGGGCCATCCCGAGCAGGAGAAGCGGTACGTCCAGGACAAGAAGACCATCACCGCGGGCGGCGAGCTCGGCGTGACCGGCCACATCGGCTGGTTCGTGCCGACGTACTTCGCCGAGGCCCATCCGGACGTCACCGACTGGAAGAACCTCGACAAGTACGCCGACGTGCTGCGCACCGCCGAGAGCGGGGGCAAGGGCCAGCTGCTGGACGGCTCACCCTCGTACGTCACGAACGACAAGGCGCTGGTGAAGAACCTGGACCTGGACTTCGAGGTCGTGTTCGCCGGCTCCGAGGCGGCTCAGATCACCCAGATCAGGCAGTTCGCGAAGGAGCGCAAGCCGTTCCTCACGTACTGGTACAAACCGCAGTGGCTGTTCGAACGGGTCCCCATGACGGAGGTGAAGCTGCCCGAGTACCAGGAGGGCTGCGACGCGGAGCCGGAGCGGGTGGCCTGCGCCTATCCCCACACCCCGCTGCAGAAGTACCTGAACACGCAGTTCGCCGAGACGGGCGGGGAGGCCGCCGAGTTCCTGAAGCGGTTCCGCTGGAGCGTCGAGGAGCAGAACGAGGTGGCGCTGATGATCGCCGAGGAGAAGCTGCCGCCGGAGCAGGCGGCGAAGAAGTGGGTCGAGCGCAACCGGCAGGTGTGGGAGCCCTGGGTGCGCTGAATCGCAGGACGCCGAGGCCGCCACACCCCCCTCGGGTGTGGCGGCCCCGGCGTGTTCCGGGCGGCTGCGCCTACTGCGCGGCCACCTTCAGCAGCTTGTTCGGGGTCCCGCTGCTCGGGTTGGTGATCTTCCCCGGGGTCGCACCCGTGGTCAGGGCCTGGGCGACCTGCGCGGGAGACGCGTCCTTGTGCCCGGCGAGGTAGAGGGCCGCGGCTCCGATCACGTGCGGGGTCGCCATGGAGGTGCCGGAGATGGTCTTCGTTCCGGTGTCGCTGTCGTTCCAGGCGGAGGTGATGTCAGAGCCCGGTGCGTAGAGGTCGACGACGCTGCCGAAGTTGGAGAACGAGGACTGCGAGTCGTCGGCCGCGCTGGAGGCCACGGTGATGGCCTCGGGGACCCGCGAGGGCGAGCCCTGGCCGGCGTCGGAGGACTCGTTGCCCGCCGCGACGCCGAAGGTGACACCGGCGGCTATGGACCGGCGCACGGCCTCGTCGAGTGCCTCGTCGGCGCCGCCGCCGAGGCTCATGTTGGCCACCGACGGCCCGCTGTGATGCTGCGTCACCCAGTCGATGCCGGCGACGACCTGCTCGGTGGTGCCCGAGCCGTTGTCGTCGAGCACCCGGACGGCGACGACCTTGGCCTTCTTGGCCACCCCGTGGGAGGTGCCCGCGATGGTCCCGGCGACGTGCGTGCCGTGCCCGTTGCCGTCGTCGGCGCTCTGGTCGTTGTCCACGGCGTCGAAGCCGTGGGCGGCCCGGCCGCCGAAGTCCTTGTGGCTGATGCGTACACCGGTGTCGATGACGTACGCGGTGACTCCCTCGCCGCCCGCGTCGGGGTAGGTGTACTTCTTGTCCCCCGCGGTCGCCGTCTGGTCGATGCGGTCGAGGCCCCAGGACGGGGGGTTGGCCTGGGTGGTGCTGATGGTGAACTTCTTGTTCTGGACGACCTTGCCCACGGCCGGATCGGCGGCGAGGCGCTTGGCGCTGGTCTCCGAAAGCCCGGATGCGGAGAAGCCGTTGACGGCGGAAGTGTAGTTGCGCTTCAGCTCGCCGCCGTACTTCTTGACGAGCGCCTGCCGGTCGGCGTCCTCGTCGAGGATGACGATGTAGCTGCCGCTGAGCGCACCGGGTGCGCCGAGCCCGTACACCGTTCCCTCGGCCGGTGTGCTGGCACCGGCGAGCGAGGGCAGCAGCATGCAGACACCGGTTGCAGTGGCGACTCCCGTGGCCACTGCAAGGACCTGGAAGCCGCGTGAACGGGTGCGTGCGTGCTTGTGATTTGACATGAAGAGAGTGCTCCTCGTGTTGACGTGTGGGGCGTCAAGGCGTGTTGCAAGCCCCCTCGGGAGCCGAAAGATCTCCGGGGGACAGCTCGAAACCCTGACCGATTACCGGAGTTGATTCAAGGCCGCCCCGCCCGTCAGCGTTCTTCAACAAGCTTTCTTAAAGAGACCTCCGCGCGGGCCCCTCGGAATGACCACACTCTTCGAATCACCCACACATTCACGTCACTTGCCGGTGCATTCGCGAACACATTCCTGAAACACTGCTGCCGCCCCGTCGCGGGCGCCCCGGTGTCCCGCCCCACCGCGCCGACGGAAGCACCCCCCGTGCCTACAATGCTCGAATGATCTTTATTGTGGTGAAATTCCCCGTCAAGCCCGAATACGTCGACCAGTGGCCCGAGAAGGTCGCGGAGTTCACCCGCGCCACCCGCGCGGAGCCCGGCAACCTGTGGTTCGAGTGGTCGCGCAGCCTGGAGGAGCCGGACGTCTACGTCCTGACCGAGGCGTTCCAGGACGACGCGGCGGAGGCGCACGTGACCTCCGAGCACTTCCGCACCGCCCTGGAGACCATGCGCCCGCTGATCACCCGTACTCCCGACATCGTCAGCACCACCATCGAGGGCGCGACCGGCTGGAGCCGGATGGGCGAGCTGCGGATCGACTGAGCCACCCACATGCCGCTGGGCCGGGCGCCCGGCCCGGCCCTGCTCGTGGGGTGCGCCGCGGCCCGCGCCCCGAACGGCGCGGGCCGGCTTCCCGCCGCCTACCGGCGACTGCGGATGAGCAGGTACAGGAAGTACGGCGTGCCGATGACCGCGGTCATCAGGCCGGCGCCGAGCTGGGTCGGCGCGATGGCGGTCCGGCCCACCAGGTCCGCGACGCAGACGAGGACCGCGCCGAGGAGCACCGCGACGGGAACCACCCGCACGTGCTGGCGGCCCACCAGGGCGCGCGCCGCGTGCGGTGCCACGAGCCCCACGAAGCCGATCGTGCCGGCGGCCGCCACTGCGGTCGCGCTGAGCAGGACGGCGAGGGCCAGGAAGCCGAGGCGCCCGCGCCGCAGGCTCAGTCCGAGCAGCCTCGGGGTGTCCTCGTCGAGCGACACGAGGTCGAGCTCGGTGCGCCGCACGACCGCGACGGCCACGCCCACGACGAGCACGACCGCCAGGGGCACCGCATCGGACAGCGACCTGCCGTAGGTGGAACCCGACAGCCAGGTCAGCGCCTTCGTCGCGTTGAACGGGTCGGTGAGGATGATGAGCAGGCTGACCAGGGCGGCTGCCGCGGTATGGGCGCCGAACCCGACGAGGACCAGCCGGTTCTGCTGGAACCCGCCCCGCGCGGCCAGCCCGAACACGAACACGGCGGCGGCCGCGGCGCCCGCGAAGGCCGCGCCGGCCACGCTCCACGTCCCGGCCAGGGGCACCGTCGTCACGAGGAGGACGGCGCCGAGCGCCGCGCCTGCGGAGACGCCCAGGACACCTGGTTCGGCGAGGGGGTTGCGGGTCACGGACTGGACGAGCGTGCCGGCGAGGGCGAGCGCCGCTCCGGCGAGCAGGGCGGCGGTGACCCGGGGCACCCGGGTGTCGAGGACGAAGGTGACGGTCCGGCCGGCGCGGCCCTGCGCCCAGTTCACCACGTCGCCCAGCAGCAGCTTGCTGTCGCCCACCAGCACGGCGGTGATGACCACCCCGACCAGGACCGCCACCAGGACGGCCGTCGTGGTGAGGAAGACGGCCCTGCTCCGGATGCGCAGCCGGTCGGTCGCGGCGGCTCCGGCCGTGTCCCGGACCCGGACGGCCATGACGACCAGGAAGAGCGCGCCGACGAGGCTGGTGACGACGCCGGTCGGAACGGCGACCGCCACGTCCGCCGGCACGAGGGCGCGCAGCAGGACGTCGGAGCCGAGCACCAGGGCCGCGCCGGTGAGTCCGGCGACCGGAAGGCCCGCCCGCGACCGGGCGAAGGCGCGGAACCGCCGGGCGAGCGGGCGGACGAGGGCGGGCGCGCACAGACCGACGAACCCGACGGGTCCGGCGAGGGTGACGGCCGCCGTGGAGAGCAGGGCCGCGAGGACGACGGCGGTGACCCGGGTGGCGCGGACCGGGACGCCGAGGCCGCGCGCGGCGTCGTCGCCGAGGGCCAGGGCGTCGACCCGGCGGGCGAGGAGCAGCAGCCCGACGAGGCCGGCGGCGCCGATCGGGGCCACCTGCAGTACGCCGTCGAAGCCGTGCTGGGCGATGCTGCCCTGGTTCCAGTGGTAGACGCCCTCCGTCTCCCGCGGGAACAGCAGGAGCAGGCTGTCGGTGAGGGCGGTGAGGCCGAGGGTGAGGGCGGTGCCCGCGAGGACGAGCCGGACGGTGCCGGAGCCCAGGCCGGACAGCCCGAGGACGACGGCCGCCGCCGCGAGGCCGCCGATGAACGCGGCACCGGAGGAGGCCGGCGGCGGGAGCGGGACGCCGCTGACGGTGATGACACCGAGGGCGAAGTAGGAGCCCGCGTTGACGGCCAGGGTGTCGGGGGCGGCGAGGACGTTGCGGCTGACCGCCTGCAGCGCGGCGCCCGCCATGCCGAGGAGGGCGCCCACGAGCAGGCCCGCGGTGATCCGCGGCAGCCGGGAGGCGATCAGGACGGACGCGTCGGCCGGATCGGACGAGCCCGTGAGCGCCTTCCAGACCTCCGGGCCGCCGACGTCGGCCGTTCCCTGGGTGATGTCGACGATAGCGAGGACCGTGACGAGCAGGACCATCGCGGCCGTCACCGCGGCCGCGCCCGTCCGGGACGCGGCCGCCGGCGGCCGGGTGGCGGGGCGGGTCGCGTGACGGCCATGTGCTACTTCTTCAGCGCGGCGACGAGCGCGTCGATGTACTTGTTCATCGACTCGGGACCGCCGAACATCCAGATGCCGTCGGGCAGTCGGTGCACGTTGCCCTTCGTCACGAACGGCAGCGTGGTCCACACCTTGTCCTGGGCCAGGGCGCCGCTGAACGGCGTGCTGGCCTTGTCGCCTTCGTTGGCGATGTAGGCGAACTCGACGTCCTCGCCCAGCTTGGTGAGGCCTTCGACGTCGGTGGTGCCGAGGCCGTAGGCCTCGTCGCCCTGGACGGTCCAGGCGTTCTTCAGGCCGAGCTCCTCGTTGACCGCGCCGAGGAGGGAGCCGCTGGTGAAGGGCCGGACCGAGACCTGGTTGGAGACGACGTAGCCGTCGGCGAAGGCGATCGGGACCCCGGCGCGGCCGGCGTCGGCGAGGGCCTTGCGGCCCTCCTCGGTCTTGGCCTGGAACCGGCCCTTGAGCTGCTCGGACTGCTGCGTGGTGCCGGTGGCCTGGGCGATGGTGTCGAGGTTCTTCGTCATCTGCCCGATCGGGTCCGCGGCGACGGCGGCGCGCACCGTCAGGACCGGGGCGACCTTGCGCATCTGCTCGATGGCGGCGGGCGGCAGGTCGGTGGTGGCGAGGATGAGGTCCGGCTTCAGCGAGGCGATGCTGTCCATGCTCGGCTCGCCGCGGGTGCCGACGTCCTTGGGCTCGTTCTTGAGCGGGACGGCGCTGTTCCACGTCTTGTAGCCCTTGACGTCCGAGACGCCGACCGGGTCGACACCGAGCGATATGAGGCTCTCGACGACGTTCCACTCGGTCCCGACGACGTTCTTGGCGGGCCCGTCGAGTTCCACCTTCGCGCCGGTGTCATCGGTGAGGGTGATGCGCCCGGCGGTCTTCTCCGTGTCGTCCTTGGCGGGCTCGGTGGTCCCGCAGGCGGTCAGCGTAAGGGCCGCGGCGGTGGCGGCCGCCGCGGCGAGGAGGAGTCGTCTCATGAGGTGGGGCTGAGCCTTTCGCTTCGTGCGTGGTGCCGGCCGACGGCGCGGGTGCGCAGGATGCCGGTGAGGGGGTCCGTTTCGACGTGGACGCGGATGCCGTACGTGTCGGTCAGCCGCTGGGGCGTCAGTACGTCCGCGGGGTCGCCGTCGGCGATGACCCGTCCCGCGTGGAGCAGGACGATCCGGTCGGCGACGGCGGCGGCCTGGTCGAGGTCGTGCAGGACGACCCCGACGGCGATGCCGTGG is part of the Streptomyces subrutilus genome and encodes:
- a CDS encoding ABC transporter substrate-binding protein; translation: MNVNRRGRRRLGAFAAVTALALLTGCGAADMTRQTSPYAAAEGAKTVTLSVQSWVGAQANTAVAAYLLEHELGYRVDTVQVDEVPAWDALSQGRVDAILEDWGHPEQEKRYVQDKKTITAGGELGVTGHIGWFVPTYFAEAHPDVTDWKNLDKYADVLRTAESGGKGQLLDGSPSYVTNDKALVKNLDLDFEVVFAGSEAAQITQIRQFAKERKPFLTYWYKPQWLFERVPMTEVKLPEYQEGCDAEPERVACAYPHTPLQKYLNTQFAETGGEAAEFLKRFRWSVEEQNEVALMIAEEKLPPEQAAKKWVERNRQVWEPWVR
- a CDS encoding S8 family peptidase, whose translation is MSNHKHARTRSRGFQVLAVATGVATATGVCMLLPSLAGASTPAEGTVYGLGAPGALSGSYIVILDEDADRQALVKKYGGELKRNYTSAVNGFSASGLSETSAKRLAADPAVGKVVQNKKFTISTTQANPPSWGLDRIDQTATAGDKKYTYPDAGGEGVTAYVIDTGVRISHKDFGGRAAHGFDAVDNDQSADDGNGHGTHVAGTIAGTSHGVAKKAKVVAVRVLDDNGSGTTEQVVAGIDWVTQHHSGPSVANMSLGGGADEALDEAVRRSIAAGVTFGVAAGNESSDAGQGSPSRVPEAITVASSAADDSQSSFSNFGSVVDLYAPGSDITSAWNDSDTGTKTISGTSMATPHVIGAAALYLAGHKDASPAQVAQALTTGATPGKITNPSSGTPNKLLKVAAQ
- a CDS encoding putative quinol monooxygenase; protein product: MIFIVVKFPVKPEYVDQWPEKVAEFTRATRAEPGNLWFEWSRSLEEPDVYVLTEAFQDDAAEAHVTSEHFRTALETMRPLITRTPDIVSTTIEGATGWSRMGELRID
- a CDS encoding iron-siderophore ABC transporter substrate-binding protein, whose amino-acid sequence is MRRLLLAAAAATAAALTLTACGTTEPAKDDTEKTAGRITLTDDTGAKVELDGPAKNVVGTEWNVVESLISLGVDPVGVSDVKGYKTWNSAVPLKNEPKDVGTRGEPSMDSIASLKPDLILATTDLPPAAIEQMRKVAPVLTVRAAVAADPIGQMTKNLDTIAQATGTTQQSEQLKGRFQAKTEEGRKALADAGRAGVPIAFADGYVVSNQVSVRPFTSGSLLGAVNEELGLKNAWTVQGDEAYGLGTTDVEGLTKLGEDVEFAYIANEGDKASTPFSGALAQDKVWTTLPFVTKGNVHRLPDGIWMFGGPESMNKYIDALVAALKK
- a CDS encoding ABC transporter permease subunit, with product MSTTTRTAHHPERQARAGQPQRQSGAARTAHTRSAAGPSPRPRLKALLLDHRAGRRGLPLAVAAVVLVALAIAFPGAGSWPAALSVDLSGPLGRAGDWIIDNRDGHPVFLYFFGHVSNAVVVCVRAVYVVLLAAGWVGVTALAGLVALRLAGLRLAFTCVAAFAVCGLLGMWVPTMQTLALMVVAVAASVAVGGLLGLAAGLSPRAGRALRPVLDTMQVLPAFAYLLPMVLVFGIGVPAAVLATVVYAAPPMARLTALGLREADAGVLEASASLGATRRQRLLTARLPLARRQILLGVNQAIMMALSMAVIASVIGAGGLGDRVYQALASVDVGAALAAGIPIVLLAVVLDRTADAAGARLGAAPLPPHRQPLLRRVFEGWYGRLLTVLTAVAAAVAGRMAGTSLWPESWTVPIAEPVNRAVGWMTDHLYSGVPVIGGTADWAARFTGWVLDPLRSGLQATPWWLLLLVVGALGLLAGTWRTALTAVLALAAIGVLGVWEPSLDTLSQVLAAVAVTLVLGFAIGVGAARSGRAQRLLRPVLDVCQTMPQFVYLIPVVALFGVGRAPAAAAAVVYALPAVVRITADGLREVSPAALESARSLGATGSQQLRQVQLPLARPALLLAVNQAVVLVLAVVIIGGLVGGGALGYQVVLGLAQGDLATGLVAGAAIVCLGLMLDRITQPAKES